The window accagcagcaattctgccattactaaggcaggagccatccgtattcaacttgacaaccccttccctgggcttcctccaaccaactaactggacctctttaaccggggaggggtgaataAAGTCATGGTCTATAATAttctacaatttttttttattaataatctaacttttttttattttaaaattaagaaGTTTATTCGGGGATTTTCAAGGATCCCCATTGGGATTTATACAGTAATGGGATGGGGATCCCCACTGGGTGGATATAGCAATCCCAATCCCCAATCCCATTTAGGTTTTGGAGAGAACAATTCTCCCATCCTCATCCCTATTTTTTTCGTTTATTCCCCATCTCTGTCGGTTCAGATACCCGCGGTTTTTGGATAATCTCCTCCCCGTTGCCACCTATATATCTCATGGCCTAGGATGAGATGGTCATTTATGAAGATCAACCTGAAACTCAGATGTAGATGCCTTTGTGGTCAAAAGTTTATTAATAGATTTGTAGTCAAACTTTTAAATGATCCGCGTTTAAATGTTAATCCAAAAAAGATGTAAAGTTTATCAAGTCATTGTAACACCATTACCTAATTCAATAATgtataaaaagatttaattcACTTAGGAACAAATGAAAATAATATGTTTTTTAAGATGCAATTGTAGATACATATATACATCAGAAGAATCTTGAGAAGCACTAATCATAAGAGAGGTATATATAAGTCTCTTTAATTTTAACATCCGGCTGGTATGACACTCCCTGTAAATTTGGGTTTGATATTGACACATTCTGCTATTGCACGACCCGGTGCTTTGCCAACATATTGCAAATTAATGCCACCCAAGTCCACTTCTTCACATGGATATTGTTTGCTACAAATTAGTTGAATAGCTTTAGGGGTGAATGAAGTTCCTCTTATATTTCTAAAAGAAATTTTGGAGAGCTTGACATTGGATTGAGTCTGACAAAATcatcaaaaaacacataaaaagTTAAATGTTGTGAAATAATACAATAAAATTTATGTTAGAAGTATTGGggttaaagataaaaatatactTATTTTATTTGAGTAAGTTGATATACTCTTAATACTTATTAAGGGTGCAATAATacttttttttctcttaatgtatatcattataattataaatacctGTTTATTGCAATGATTGCTAGGGCAATACATTTGATCAATAAGGATAGGATTGGAGACATTGTTCATAGTAATATCTTCAAACACCATGTCTGATGCAATGCTTGTATACATTCCTGGCCAAGTTTTGATCCTAACACCATTATCTGCATTATTGATAACACATCTCTTAAATAATACCCCAGTCACGGGTTCTTCATTCTTATATTTCCCTAAACTTCCAATACCAATGCCATGGCCAGGTCCGCATGATACgtcaacaattttaattcttgagcTACCATCCCCAATTGAAATACAATCATCACCGGTACCAATTTTAGTACTCTCAATATTTATGCCTTCGCAACGTCCCATATGTATTCCGTCGGTATTAGGACTCATTGCGGGTGCTTGTATTATAACACGTCTGATAGTTACGTTACGACACTCTAAAAGATTGAAATGGAAATTCTTACTATCAACGGATTTTATGTTCTCCACTATGCCATTCTCAACGTAATCCAACCTAAGagtctgaaaagaaaaaaaagttttagAAATACTTATAATGATTTTAGTTACATTATCGTTAAGAAATTAtccatataaaaaagaaaaaaataggaaaaaatctTACAATGGGAAGATTCTTGCAATTAGGGTCCTTTTGACAAATGTTTTGTTTCCATGCACGAGATCCATCACCATTTAATGTGCCACCTCCTGTAATTGTGAAATTATTAACATGACCCACCCTAATCCAATAGTCTCCTGTATGAGCTTCAAGGCTACTTGGCGCTTTTAGATTTCCTTTGATCACAAGAACTATTGGAGCTTTACAAGGACCAGCCAAATCTATTTCCCCTAATAAATAATTTCCAATCGGAATAAGAATTTCGCTATACGATGGGCTTCCACAAGCTTCTTTCCAAGCATTCAGCAATGCCTATAAATAAAGTTATCAATCGATTATTTGTATTGATTAAAGTATATACTTTTATTATACATGATAAACAAAGTTAAACATAGCAAATCCCAACAAGGTGttcataaaatgatatattgtcTTTCTGTTAGTTTGTTTTTTCAAtcctggtttttttttttttgtcaaaattgaaaaaaaatgacacaaatTCAAAGATAATTCATAAACTTGTTGATTCTAATAGAAATATGAGAAAATTCAAGAGACATATCTATGTCATTTGGTAAACAAATTATTCAAGAAAGGACGATCTTCACATATTACTTATCAAACTGATTTGAAACTCGATATAATTTGATAGGTTCCTATGCGGGACAATAAATTTTAAGGTTTTAAATTtgtttctttttgctttttaatgTGTGTAACAATCCTGTTACttcattt is drawn from Euphorbia lathyris chromosome 9, ddEupLath1.1, whole genome shotgun sequence and contains these coding sequences:
- the LOC136206977 gene encoding exopolygalacturonase-like, whose amino-acid sequence is MNPIINYFTIPFLLLLGSIVEAAIPEKHVIDITKYGGKASQTSNINQALLNAWKEACGSPSYSEILIPIGNYLLGEIDLAGPCKAPIVLVIKGNLKAPSSLEAHTGDYWIRVGHVNNFTITGGGTLNGDGSRAWKQNICQKDPNCKNLPITLRLDYVENGIVENIKSVDSKNFHFNLLECRNVTIRRVIIQAPAMSPNTDGIHMGRCEGINIESTKIGTGDDCISIGDGSSRIKIVDVSCGPGHGIGIGSLGKYKNEEPVTGVLFKRCVINNADNGVRIKTWPGMYTSIASDMVFEDITMNNVSNPILIDQMYCPSNHCNKQTQSNVKLSKISFRNIRGTSFTPKAIQLICSKQYPCEEVDLGGINLQYVGKAPGRAIAECVNIKPKFTGSVIPAGC